One genomic segment of Desulforamulus reducens MI-1 includes these proteins:
- a CDS encoding electron transfer flavoprotein subunit beta/FixA family protein has product MHILVCVKQVPDTTEVRIDPETNTLDRSSAPAIINPYDSHAVEEAVRIKEKVGGKVTVLSMGPPAAVEVIKRCIMLGADEGYLLSDRAFAGSDTLATSYILAKGIEVISHKEPIDLIFCGKQAIDGDTAQVGPGIARRLGMPQLTYVKNVVDVDTAKREVQVHRKLDDGHEVVVSKLPCLITVEKEINDLRYESLPNMLRAARYQPTILGMTDLGADPVKMGLKGSPTSVSRIFAPSQRGEGEILKGSEQEIIKQLVQKLSQRAI; this is encoded by the coding sequence ATGCATATTCTGGTTTGTGTTAAACAGGTTCCTGATACCACAGAGGTGCGTATCGATCCCGAGACAAACACCCTCGATCGCTCCAGCGCACCAGCCATCATAAACCCATATGATAGCCATGCCGTAGAAGAAGCGGTTAGGATCAAGGAAAAGGTAGGGGGAAAGGTAACTGTTCTCTCAATGGGACCGCCAGCTGCCGTGGAGGTTATTAAAAGATGCATTATGTTAGGGGCAGATGAAGGTTATTTGTTAAGTGATAGAGCCTTTGCTGGTTCAGATACACTGGCCACCAGCTATATCTTGGCAAAGGGTATTGAAGTAATCAGCCACAAGGAGCCTATTGATTTAATTTTCTGTGGTAAGCAGGCCATCGACGGAGATACCGCCCAGGTTGGGCCTGGTATTGCCCGTAGATTGGGTATGCCACAACTCACCTATGTAAAAAATGTGGTGGATGTAGATACAGCCAAAAGAGAGGTTCAAGTTCATCGTAAATTGGATGATGGACATGAAGTGGTGGTATCAAAATTACCTTGTTTAATTACCGTTGAAAAAGAAATTAATGACCTAAGATATGAGTCCCTGCCCAATATGTTGCGGGCTGCCCGCTATCAGCCCACCATTCTGGGAATGACTGATTTGGGTGCCGATCCTGTCAAGATGGGTCTCAAGGGTTCCCCAACTTCGGTTTCTAGAATCTTTGCTCCCAGCCAGCGTGGCGAGGGAGAAATACTAAAGGGTAGTGAACAAGAGATCATTAAGCAGTTAGTACAAAAATTATCCCAACGAGCAATTTAA
- a CDS encoding FAD-binding protein, whose amino-acid sequence MAVKVSSACMGCQACITSCPHEALFMNDAGVCQVIPEKCVDCGECVEVCPVEALSSPKNTEEPAPITTPAKEVCMEQSTANQTNPAQEVAQLEGELGRYKGVWVFIEQREGHIAPVSLELLGAGRQLADKLGVELAGVLLGYNLSGLEASLYEYGADKVYLVDHPVLCYYRTETYMQVVGKLVQEYLPEIVLMGATTTGRDLAGAVATELATGLTADCTVLDIDQAKRLLLATRPAFGGNIMATIVAKKHRPQMATVRPKVMKMGDPVPGRQGVLVKPEVSLQEENLLTRVLEIVQEYGEQANLQDAEIIVAGGRGLGDKESFHKICGSLAEAIGGKVGGTRAAVEAGWLEQKYQVGQTGVTVAPKLYFALGISGAIQHLVGIRGSDIIIAINSDPEAPIFQECTYGIVGDALKIVPNLIKPLQVLLKDKGKKGGICCA is encoded by the coding sequence TTGGCAGTTAAAGTATCTTCAGCCTGCATGGGTTGTCAGGCTTGCATTACATCTTGCCCTCACGAGGCACTCTTTATGAATGATGCTGGTGTGTGCCAGGTTATTCCAGAAAAATGTGTGGATTGTGGCGAATGTGTGGAGGTTTGCCCTGTAGAAGCATTATCATCTCCGAAAAACACTGAGGAACCAGCGCCAATAACTACACCAGCAAAAGAAGTTTGTATGGAACAGTCAACAGCTAACCAGACAAATCCTGCACAAGAGGTTGCTCAATTAGAGGGTGAACTAGGACGTTACAAAGGTGTCTGGGTCTTTATCGAGCAAAGGGAAGGGCACATAGCGCCAGTTTCCTTAGAATTGCTAGGGGCAGGCAGACAGTTGGCAGATAAACTGGGTGTAGAGTTAGCCGGTGTTCTGTTGGGTTATAACCTTTCTGGTCTGGAAGCCAGTCTTTATGAATACGGGGCAGACAAGGTTTATCTGGTGGATCACCCCGTATTATGCTATTATCGCACAGAAACCTATATGCAGGTGGTTGGCAAGTTGGTTCAAGAATACTTGCCGGAGATTGTCTTAATGGGTGCCACCACAACCGGGCGTGACTTAGCAGGGGCAGTGGCCACGGAGTTAGCCACCGGGCTTACAGCAGATTGTACGGTCTTGGATATTGATCAGGCTAAACGTCTGCTGCTAGCCACTCGGCCAGCCTTTGGCGGTAATATTATGGCTACCATTGTAGCCAAAAAACATCGCCCCCAGATGGCCACCGTCCGCCCGAAGGTCATGAAAATGGGTGATCCGGTGCCCGGACGACAGGGTGTGCTGGTCAAACCGGAAGTGAGTTTACAAGAAGAGAATCTGTTAACCAGAGTCTTGGAAATTGTGCAGGAATACGGTGAGCAAGCTAACCTCCAGGATGCGGAAATTATTGTTGCTGGCGGTCGCGGACTTGGTGATAAAGAAAGCTTCCATAAAATCTGTGGTAGTTTGGCTGAGGCAATCGGTGGTAAAGTCGGAGGTACCCGGGCTGCTGTTGAAGCGGGCTGGCTTGAGCAAAAATATCAAGTGGGTCAAACCGGGGTTACTGTGGCACCCAAACTTTATTTTGCACTGGGGATTTCTGGAGCTATCCAACACTTGGTGGGCATCCGTGGTTCCGATATCATTATTGCCATTAATTCAGACCCAGAAGCCCCCATTTTTCAAGAGTGTACCTACGGTA